GAAAGTGAAATTAAAAAAGCAATCGAGGAATATTACAAAAAAGGCGGCAATTCCTCTCAACCTGCAAATATGCTTATTGATGACAAGGATATCGAGCTCGAAGAAGATGTTGGAATAGGTCCGGGAATGGAAGAGGAAGAAGATGAAATGGCTCATTTTGAAGTTGACGAACTCGACAAACTCGTCTCTGGTGCAGCTGACGCAGTGGAAGTTGTAGAAGAAGACTCAGATGAAGACTCCTTAGGAGAAATGGATGCACCGGTAGTGAGACTCGTTAACGGCATATTGCTCAAAGCTATCAAGATGAAAGTTTCTGATATTCACATAGAGCCATATGAAAAAAGTTTCAGAGTAAGATACAGGATGGATGGTGTGCTTCATAAAGCAATGGACCTTCCTGTAAAAATAAAAAATGCCCTTGTTTCCAGAATCAAAGTAATGTCAAAGCTTGATATCGCTGAAAGGCGGCTTCCTCAGGATGGTAGAATAAAGCTGAAATTAGGTCCCAAAAGGGAAATGGATTTTAGAGTTTCAATTTTGCCTACCCTTTTTGGCGAAAAAGTTGTTCTGCGGCTTCTTGACAAATCCAATTTGCAACTCGATATGACAAAACTCGGATTCGATGAAAAACCATTGGAGGAGTTCAAAAAAGCAATTCATATGCCCTTTGGAATGGTGCTTGTAACAGGACCTACAGGAAGCGGTAAAACAACCACATTATATTCAGCCATCAGCGAATTGAACAAAGTAACTGAAAACATAATGACTGCTGAAGACCCTGTAGAGTTTAATTTAATGGGTGTCAATCAGGTACAGATGCATGAAGATATTGGTTTGAATTTTGCAGCTGCATTGCGTTCCTTTTTGCGTCAGGATCCGGATATTATCCTTGTCGGTGAAATCAGGGACTATGAAACTGCAGAAATCGGCATCAAGGCGGCTTTGACAGGCCATCTCGTACTCAGCACACTTCACACAAACAATGCGCCTGAAACCGTAAACAGAATGCTGAATATGGGGGTAGAACCATTTCTTGTATCATCTGCAGTAAATCTTATAGTGGCACAGAGATTGGCTCGAAAGGTCTGTTCAAAGTGTAGTGAACCAGTTGAAGTAAGCAAAGATGCCCTTCTTAAAGTTCAGTTTACAGAAGAAGAAGTTGAGCAGGGAATTGAAGTCCGCCACGGAAAAGGTTGTCCCGAATGCGGTAATACCGGCTATAAGGGAAGAGTAGCTCTATATGAAGTTATGCCCTTTACAAAATCCATACGAGATTTAATCTTGCAGGGTGCACAAACACCTGAATTGAAAAAACAGGCAATAGAAGAAGGAATGCAAACATTGAGACGAAGCGGACTGAACAAAATAAAAGATGGAGTTACCACATTAGAAGAGATTGTTAGAGTCACAGTGCCTGACTAATTTTCTCTTTACTGCACCCAGAGAAAATAAGTAATATAATATTACAAGGTAATTTAAGGAGAGGAAAGAAAAAATGGCAGCTTTTGTTTATGAAGCAAGGACTGTCAGCCGTGAAATCAGAAAAGGCGAAATTGAAGCTCCCTCATTGGAAGAAGCAAAAAAAATTCTCCGCGCTCAAAAGCTCATAGTTACATCGATTAAAAAGAAAGCTACTGCAATAGAAATAAAAATCCCCGGATTAGGTGAAAAAATAGAAGACAAAGATATTGTCGTCTTCACTCGTCAGTTTGCAACAATGATTGAAGCAGGACTTCCTCTTGTCCAGTGCCTTGAAATACTTGCAGCACAATCAGAAAAAAAGCCCCTCCGGGATATTCTTTCTGTTGTCAAGGAAGATGTGGAGTCTGGCTCTACCTTTGCAGATGCCCTTCGCAAACATCCAAAGGTTTTCGACAATTTATTTACAAATATGGTTGAAGCAGGAGAAACAGGCGGTATACTGGACAATGTTTTAAAAAGGTTGGCTTCATATATAGAAAAAGCTCAGGCTCTCAAGTCAAAGGTAAAAAAAGCGAGTGTCTATCCAATCGCAATTCTTTCAGTCGCCTTTGTTGTTGTTGCAGCTCTCTTAATTTTTGTCATTCCAACTTTTGCAAAAATGTTCAGTGATTTTGGAGGAGAATTGCCTCCGACTACTCAAATGGTCATAAATATGAGTCATTTTGCCGCAAGCTGGAGAGGAGTTGCAGTTTTTTTTGGAATTGTGGCATTGATTATCGCATTCAAATATTATCGTGGGACCAAAAGCGGCCGCTTGGTTACTGACCGTATATTTCTGAAACTGCCCATATTCGGAGACATCATAAAAAAATCAGCTGTTGCAAAATTTTCAAGAACTTTATCCACTCTTATTACAAGCGGTGTTCCTATCCTCGAAGGATTGGACATAGTTTCCCGCACATCTGGCAATGTAGTCATAGGGAACGCAATTCTTGAAACAAAACAGAGCATTGCAGAAGGTAAAACAATTGCTGAACCTCTCGAAAAAACCGATGTATTCCCAGCTATGGTAGTTCAAATGATAGGAGTTGGAGAAGCTACAGGCGCTCTCGACAGCATGCTGGCGAAAATTGCCGACTTTTACGAAGAAGAAGTTGATAATGCCGTCGAAGCTTTGACTTCATTGATGGAGCCGGCACTAATGGTCGTCCTCGGAGGAATAGTGGGATTTATTCTTGTAGCAATGTATCTGCCAATATTTACATTGGCCACTGCAATCCAATAATAAAAACCGCAGTTTCAACAGAAAGAGATAAGTTGTGGCTTTTGGTATAATAAAAGGCAGCCACAGCTCATTAGGGCTTAAGTG
This is a stretch of genomic DNA from Candidatus Schekmanbacteria bacterium. It encodes these proteins:
- the pilB gene encoding type IV-A pilus assembly ATPase PilB codes for the protein MAKLGQLLIDAGLITKEQLIEALKTQKQTRERIGTVLVKSGVITEDTITSFLSQQYGVPSINLSDFEIDPEACKLIPAKTAKKYEIIPISRIGSTITVAMVDPSNVFAIDDIKFMTGYNVEPVVAPESEIKKAIEEYYKKGGNSSQPANMLIDDKDIELEEDVGIGPGMEEEEDEMAHFEVDELDKLVSGAADAVEVVEEDSDEDSLGEMDAPVVRLVNGILLKAIKMKVSDIHIEPYEKSFRVRYRMDGVLHKAMDLPVKIKNALVSRIKVMSKLDIAERRLPQDGRIKLKLGPKREMDFRVSILPTLFGEKVVLRLLDKSNLQLDMTKLGFDEKPLEEFKKAIHMPFGMVLVTGPTGSGKTTTLYSAISELNKVTENIMTAEDPVEFNLMGVNQVQMHEDIGLNFAAALRSFLRQDPDIILVGEIRDYETAEIGIKAALTGHLVLSTLHTNNAPETVNRMLNMGVEPFLVSSAVNLIVAQRLARKVCSKCSEPVEVSKDALLKVQFTEEEVEQGIEVRHGKGCPECGNTGYKGRVALYEVMPFTKSIRDLILQGAQTPELKKQAIEEGMQTLRRSGLNKIKDGVTTLEEIVRVTVPD
- a CDS encoding type II secretion system F family protein: MAAFVYEARTVSREIRKGEIEAPSLEEAKKILRAQKLIVTSIKKKATAIEIKIPGLGEKIEDKDIVVFTRQFATMIEAGLPLVQCLEILAAQSEKKPLRDILSVVKEDVESGSTFADALRKHPKVFDNLFTNMVEAGETGGILDNVLKRLASYIEKAQALKSKVKKASVYPIAILSVAFVVVAALLIFVIPTFAKMFSDFGGELPPTTQMVINMSHFAASWRGVAVFFGIVALIIAFKYYRGTKSGRLVTDRIFLKLPIFGDIIKKSAVAKFSRTLSTLITSGVPILEGLDIVSRTSGNVVIGNAILETKQSIAEGKTIAEPLEKTDVFPAMVVQMIGVGEATGALDSMLAKIADFYEEEVDNAVEALTSLMEPALMVVLGGIVGFILVAMYLPIFTLATAIQ